In Mycoplasmopsis cynos, the following are encoded in one genomic region:
- a CDS encoding ATP-binding cassette domain-containing protein, whose amino-acid sequence MDNKKTILEVINLKKFFVNKNHINKAVDDVSFDLKEGEIVGLIGESGSGKTTIGRSLLRLYDDYNGFVRLDGKLISGKRISRKTRKFMRKNIQMIFQDPMAALNGQNTIFSILNEPLQVNGIIKSKVKEINKNWKSVKDHFYYTFLETALKFKLQNLKISNSLNRPFNDKWNKILCNVNFDLDEQSSYDDKFNSFFSYLEEKNKNNSTIINDLYTNTDDLIKLYEQYKLKLEKGEIDFDEIEYDKALEKYNEIKKLTKRTEEYYQAKSNRKKSFNSLICNISNWFEVFKSSKNSIKNVISELKNEAKLNRNEAYSSPYLDIYSYKLKLYLLNKKVKNLFNAHKRKLYYLNFDEIQRLIRELEVLSVSVFENDLNIEMKSFNSIKEYKAEIIKIIDLKFDFDFRPYINESLSRSNEFKNLFKFEFKNFIKSIKLEFSLFNKKPIDHSNELKKAENELNKAREVHKSEVKKYVNELEVRIHNLNDQINYELAISSELNDLAKINNDLFNKITKKFINHYQSTKIDVLKAKIQQLKQQKAENYKKINKYEQQLKQAQVDLKIYQTSIKDKLNTIASFDIETKYLNKDLNNTYILLGNSKLDKWLRKKPWYFQMLLDFILNPFKLWRIKKLFVKSTIYKSLEDVGLLKQFAYRYPHEFSGGQRQRIVIARALITQPKVIVADEPIASLDISIQAQVVNLLKDLCEQKNIGMIFIAHDLSMIEYIADRVQIMHLGKVVESGDTIQIYKNPLHPYTINLFKAIPKISNANEKFKDVKFELEYMKDQQYPNIPNVYAVSSEKNHFIYATAKQFNKWVNKEDDK is encoded by the coding sequence ATGGACAATAAAAAAACAATCTTAGAAGTTATTAATTTAAAGAAGTTTTTCGTTAATAAAAATCATATTAATAAAGCTGTTGATGATGTGTCTTTTGATCTTAAAGAAGGAGAAATTGTCGGTTTAATTGGTGAGTCTGGTTCTGGAAAAACCACAATAGGTAGATCACTGTTGAGACTTTATGATGATTATAATGGATTTGTTCGTTTAGATGGAAAATTAATATCAGGAAAAAGAATTTCACGTAAAACTAGAAAATTCATGAGAAAAAATATCCAAATGATTTTTCAAGATCCAATGGCTGCATTAAATGGACAAAATACTATCTTTTCCATTTTGAATGAACCGCTTCAAGTTAATGGAATTATCAAAAGTAAAGTAAAAGAAATAAATAAAAATTGAAAAAGTGTTAAAGATCATTTCTATTACACATTTTTAGAAACAGCTCTTAAATTTAAATTGCAAAATTTAAAAATTTCTAATTCGTTAAATAGACCTTTTAATGATAAATGAAATAAAATTCTTTGCAATGTTAATTTTGACTTAGATGAACAAAGTTCTTATGATGATAAATTTAATTCATTTTTCTCTTACTTAGAAGAAAAAAATAAAAACAATTCCACAATTATTAATGATTTATATACTAATACTGATGATTTAATTAAGTTATATGAACAATATAAATTAAAGCTTGAAAAAGGTGAAATTGATTTTGATGAAATTGAATATGATAAAGCATTGGAAAAATATAATGAAATAAAGAAACTAACCAAAAGAACTGAGGAATATTATCAAGCTAAATCAAATCGTAAAAAATCTTTTAATAGCTTAATTTGTAATATTTCAAATTGGTTTGAAGTGTTTAAGTCATCAAAAAACTCGATTAAAAATGTAATTAGTGAATTAAAAAATGAAGCTAAGCTTAATAGAAATGAAGCTTATAGTTCACCTTATTTAGATATTTATTCATATAAGTTAAAGCTTTATTTATTAAATAAAAAAGTCAAAAATTTATTTAATGCACATAAAAGAAAACTTTATTATTTAAATTTTGATGAAATTCAAAGATTAATTAGAGAATTAGAGGTTTTATCAGTTAGTGTTTTTGAAAATGATTTAAATATTGAAATGAAATCTTTTAATTCAATTAAAGAGTATAAAGCGGAAATAATTAAAATCATTGACTTAAAATTTGATTTTGACTTTCGACCTTATATTAATGAATCATTATCAAGATCAAATGAATTCAAGAATTTATTTAAATTTGAATTCAAAAATTTTATTAAGAGTATTAAACTAGAATTTAGTCTTTTTAATAAAAAGCCAATTGATCATTCAAACGAACTTAAAAAAGCTGAAAATGAGTTAAATAAAGCAAGAGAGGTTCATAAAAGTGAGGTTAAAAAATATGTAAATGAACTTGAAGTTCGAATTCATAATTTAAATGACCAAATAAATTATGAACTTGCTATTAGTAGCGAATTAAATGATTTAGCAAAAATTAATAATGATTTATTTAATAAAATTACTAAAAAATTCATTAATCATTATCAAAGTACGAAAATTGATGTATTAAAAGCAAAAATTCAACAATTAAAACAACAAAAAGCAGAAAATTACAAAAAAATAAATAAATATGAGCAACAATTAAAGCAAGCCCAAGTAGATTTAAAAATTTATCAAACAAGCATTAAAGATAAATTAAATACTATTGCTTCATTTGATATTGAAACTAAATATCTAAATAAAGATCTTAATAATACATATATTTTATTAGGTAATTCAAAACTTGATAAATGACTAAGAAAAAAACCTTGATATTTTCAAATGCTTTTGGATTTTATTTTAAATCCATTTAAACTTTGGAGAATTAAAAAGCTTTTTGTAAAATCAACAATTTATAAGAGTCTTGAAGATGTTGGTTTATTAAAGCAATTTGCATATCGTTATCCGCACGAGTTTTCTGGTGGTCAACGACAAAGAATAGTCATTGCTAGAGCATTAATTACACAACCAAAAGTTATTGTTGCTGATGAACCGATCGCATCATTAGATATCTCAATTCAAGCTCAAGTTGTTAATTTATTGAAAGATTTGTGCGAACAAAAAAACATTGGAATGATTTTTATTGCACATGATTTATCAATGATAGAATATATCGCGGACAGAGTACAAATTATGCATTTAGGTAAAGTGGTTGAATCCGGCGATACAATCCAAATTTACAAAAATCCTTTGCATCCATATACAATTAATTTATTTAAAGCAATTCCGAAAATTTCTAATGCAAATGAAAAATTTAAGGATGTTAAGTTTGAACTTGAGTATATGAAAGATCAACAATATCCTAACATTCCAAATGTATATGCAGTTTCATCAGAAAAGAATCATTTTATTTATGCAACTGCAAAACAATTTAACAAGTGAGTTAATAAAGAAGATGATAAATAA
- a CDS encoding PDxFFG protein, whose protein sequence is MKTKKLTLKTKTLLSLGIISALSISAIGGMFAYAKNSDEVNGSYSHLSPLDLKNDFSSIRDTNGNLKPQISILDPSKKNIIGKIDSSYTMFSFANDPSSKFYDFNEFFKKYFEIYNESFVLEVKYGSFSFFDEYVLAVHPKQFIEFTKWFIDNVAWGPDLVTLESFRIVPGVEQNGNAITLGSHSTVHKESSEIKFFPDAFFGSLPIYSSQAGAGNATDSLTYSLFEKQISKASVDDFLASIPTATAVKNAKSRGGGSVFLSLILPKRLIGTEFLVLKNKPFDANTDYEQLKKEKDRGKGTFVLPKGTTKAQFEKYLDENKLDKKLYKFNDFKLATVSNVIVNEEKNSINVEFKFKDNSIHSYEMLQGEVDPLWYSAYNAYKSILDQKIINFLDFYDVEAYKTIADGKENKIWVYSSNGQNRFFRSKIEALNSIPEFKNYEKASLTEKNKLCEYQIEELKVKNNFLLAKLKSVSSTNKKSKTLSFSFDANNMTQKNLDLFNEFKFALGYQGAINPITIQASPEDITLKDENGKQIKGLASRKYQVFVETYDGLVEKVLAKYPYLAVKRNGPHIVKKLNSKFVYEYSIEDGEYYGLNDTDRIGLPLIIGASIPNFDGITTDFLKYVGAHEYGHHYTLDQNQALNENANAVIVGGLSTRGGLNESSYYSVEGLRNYLYARTNLDFVRVNALGRETINGSFAKFIFRKKDGKLERETATDIWGTNSNNRNNIYEVLDNPRRRFLQDFKGLENAAKLRNVNLGDLFIANSFDEESGTLNPFISGISKVFTKKQENGKETYGFTEVQAKKILDFVRDGKKQVWNDKALAIDPENPNLFLLSPVTFKGSGDKRIVESINMLNNDGSPIISVPLNTPLSHSDLAYVDKQVKIIRDAFNSVISRSVAESGWNGPSTTLGGRPKLGISAAFNTRNGEIVHNNLLYRSDQVEIDPSENNIIQSKRKAFEYTAIQSNVSLFYQVYNIYLASLPTLTGNRQYSNYSISQTNNTIAFVSGGQTNGKKTPFKIESTYTIPWVKDAIIPNSSYSVNQRYLNSLRGAGLNIDAAFQTTFSDNFVLGFTKIASNSNSLTSFIFLDENNERINPRLFTNITQNLDMLRDHFKKIALNPGRLSVNQKSLYSSYANGIGQEVSLNGTSKTIMPTFTTLDKLFEFTSIDYSKAELVSVSTDEKGVQHPKFNWDINYVKTKFDFPKFRNEVAKEAGVDQKTKDLWNTSDQELANELMYRFRHSNHFAFAKDFNPANSLVQNQAILSEDFGMNLYSKSFKNGFVFDLSKVKDPTEKRLKFDAEKLQEIFTDYVKEEFDGEPQTVINKVINTLNTQDLYRLTGGLLWFDSHGQTDNGNLDILFPGFSAGEPSDDVLNYNLTRVEPLISDKFTDYIYNIAETLTRDYVQTTYVPNWNDFKGLPSFISGVSESRTGLDYIVDATSLDLWNDRVNKQADINSSVYSVVRARKYDKYLSESKETFFEFANKKHTYTDKIYEYSDIVKNGEKVETSDGKFIRKKVTDKTKIERYENLIKRFEKIQEDELNKRNDKTGKIREKVYGEYNTESRRIMSSTETRISSYFGKLLSKNNGYFKDRFQKEKIGMQLYDDNANQIIDDSIRLKDFKGNKINSRPKAFFVSQLLNYGVGTRTVSGIFRNKNKDAVALYGYIPLELSKKVKAIKFTDLETGEAKYLDVNIAKTNNVFYLERQGDINTKKTVEDFGFTSWVSDFGIMGKYRDTLLKPRHSYTVEFVDEKKMYIADITLGKLEYLTENGKTSSQASIKLTKGLKSNDTKKEKTIISVDYQFNISG, encoded by the coding sequence ATGAAAACAAAAAAGTTAACTCTTAAGACTAAAACTTTATTGTCATTAGGTATTATTTCAGCTTTATCAATTTCTGCAATTGGCGGAATGTTTGCATATGCAAAAAACTCTGATGAAGTTAATGGTTCTTATTCACATTTGAGCCCACTTGATTTAAAAAATGATTTTTCATCTATACGTGATACAAATGGTAATCTTAAACCCCAAATTTCCATTTTAGACCCATCTAAAAAAAATATTATTGGTAAGATTGATTCTTCATATACGATGTTTTCGTTTGCTAATGACCCATCTAGTAAGTTTTATGATTTTAATGAATTTTTTAAAAAGTATTTTGAAATTTATAACGAAAGTTTTGTTTTAGAGGTTAAGTATGGCTCATTCAGTTTCTTTGATGAGTATGTTTTAGCTGTACATCCTAAGCAATTTATTGAATTTACCAAGTGGTTTATTGATAATGTAGCATGAGGACCTGATCTTGTTACACTAGAAAGCTTTAGAATTGTTCCTGGAGTTGAGCAAAATGGTAACGCAATTACCTTAGGTTCACACTCAACCGTTCATAAAGAAAGTAGTGAAATCAAATTTTTCCCAGATGCATTTTTTGGCTCATTACCAATTTATTCAAGCCAAGCTGGAGCTGGAAATGCAACAGATTCATTAACATATTCATTATTTGAAAAACAAATTTCAAAAGCAAGTGTTGATGATTTTCTTGCTAGCATACCAACTGCAACTGCAGTTAAAAATGCTAAAAGTAGAGGTGGCGGATCAGTGTTTTTATCATTAATCTTACCAAAAAGACTTATTGGAACCGAGTTTCTTGTGCTTAAAAATAAACCTTTTGATGCAAATACGGATTATGAGCAGCTTAAAAAAGAAAAAGATAGAGGTAAAGGTACCTTTGTACTTCCTAAAGGAACTACAAAGGCTCAATTTGAAAAATATTTAGATGAAAATAAATTAGACAAAAAATTATATAAATTTAATGATTTTAAATTAGCGACCGTTTCTAATGTGATTGTGAACGAAGAAAAGAATTCAATTAATGTTGAATTTAAATTTAAAGACAACTCAATTCATTCATATGAAATGCTTCAAGGTGAAGTGGACCCATTATGATATTCTGCATATAATGCATATAAATCAATTTTAGATCAGAAAATTATTAACTTTCTTGATTTCTATGATGTTGAAGCATATAAAACTATTGCTGATGGAAAAGAAAATAAAATATGAGTTTATAGTTCAAATGGTCAAAATAGATTTTTTAGAAGCAAGATAGAAGCTTTAAATTCAATCCCAGAATTTAAAAATTATGAAAAAGCTTCATTAACTGAGAAAAATAAACTTTGTGAATACCAAATAGAAGAATTAAAAGTTAAAAATAATTTTCTTTTAGCAAAATTAAAATCAGTTTCATCTACTAATAAAAAATCAAAGACTTTAAGTTTTTCATTTGATGCTAATAATATGACTCAAAAAAATTTAGATTTATTTAATGAATTTAAATTTGCATTAGGTTATCAAGGAGCAATTAATCCTATTACAATCCAAGCATCACCAGAAGATATTACATTAAAAGATGAAAATGGCAAACAAATAAAAGGATTAGCAAGTAGAAAATATCAAGTATTCGTTGAAACATACGATGGCTTAGTTGAAAAGGTCTTAGCTAAATATCCATATTTAGCAGTTAAAAGAAATGGACCTCATATCGTTAAAAAGTTAAATAGTAAATTTGTTTATGAGTATTCAATTGAAGATGGTGAATACTATGGTTTAAATGACACTGATAGAATTGGGTTGCCGTTAATAATTGGCGCTTCAATACCTAATTTTGATGGAATTACCACCGATTTCCTAAAATATGTTGGAGCTCATGAATATGGACATCACTACACATTAGATCAAAACCAAGCCTTAAATGAAAATGCAAATGCAGTTATAGTCGGCGGTCTATCAACAAGAGGTGGATTAAATGAGTCATCTTATTATTCTGTTGAGGGACTTAGAAATTATTTATATGCTAGAACAAACTTAGATTTTGTCAGAGTAAATGCATTAGGAAGAGAAACAATTAATGGTAGTTTTGCCAAATTTATCTTTAGAAAAAAAGATGGAAAATTAGAAAGGGAAACTGCAACAGATATCTGAGGTACAAATTCAAATAATAGAAACAACATTTATGAAGTGCTTGATAATCCAAGAAGAAGATTTTTACAAGATTTTAAAGGTTTAGAAAATGCTGCTAAATTAAGAAATGTTAATTTAGGTGATTTATTTATTGCAAACTCATTTGATGAAGAATCAGGAACTTTAAACCCATTTATTTCAGGTATTTCAAAAGTTTTTACCAAAAAGCAAGAAAATGGAAAAGAAACTTATGGATTTACAGAAGTTCAAGCAAAGAAGATTCTTGATTTTGTTCGTGATGGTAAAAAACAAGTTTGAAACGATAAGGCATTAGCAATTGACCCTGAAAATCCTAACTTATTCTTGTTATCGCCAGTAACATTCAAAGGATCAGGAGATAAAAGAATAGTAGAATCAATAAATATGCTTAATAATGATGGTTCACCGATAATTTCTGTACCCTTAAATACACCTTTATCACATAGTGATCTAGCTTATGTTGACAAGCAAGTGAAAATTATAAGAGATGCATTTAATAGTGTTATTTCACGTTCAGTAGCTGAATCTGGTTGAAATGGTCCATCAACAACATTGGGAGGGCGCCCAAAACTTGGAATTTCAGCGGCATTTAATACAAGAAATGGTGAAATAGTTCACAATAATCTTTTGTATAGATCAGATCAAGTAGAAATTGATCCAAGCGAGAATAATATTATACAAAGTAAAAGAAAAGCTTTTGAATATACTGCAATTCAATCAAATGTTTCATTGTTTTACCAAGTTTACAACATTTATTTAGCGAGTTTACCAACATTAACTGGTAACCGACAATATTCAAATTATAGTATTTCACAAACAAATAATACAATTGCATTTGTTTCAGGTGGCCAAACTAATGGTAAAAAAACACCATTTAAAATAGAAAGCACTTATACAATTCCGTGAGTAAAAGATGCAATTATTCCAAACTCTTCATATTCGGTAAATCAAAGATATTTAAATTCTTTAAGAGGTGCAGGATTAAATATTGACGCTGCATTTCAAACAACATTTAGTGATAATTTTGTTTTAGGATTCACAAAAATCGCATCGAATTCAAATTCACTAACTTCATTTATTTTCTTAGATGAAAATAATGAAAGGATTAATCCTCGTTTATTTACAAATATCACTCAAAATTTAGATATGTTACGTGATCACTTTAAGAAAATAGCCTTAAATCCTGGGAGACTTTCGGTAAATCAAAAATCACTTTATTCGTCATATGCTAATGGTATAGGTCAAGAAGTTTCGTTAAATGGTACAAGTAAAACAATTATGCCAACATTTACTACCTTAGATAAATTATTTGAATTTACTTCAATTGATTATTCAAAAGCCGAATTAGTTTCTGTATCAACAGATGAAAAAGGTGTTCAACATCCAAAATTCAATTGAGATATTAATTATGTAAAGACAAAATTTGATTTTCCTAAGTTTAGAAATGAAGTTGCAAAAGAGGCTGGTGTTGATCAAAAGACGAAAGATTTATGAAACACTAGTGATCAAGAATTAGCTAATGAATTGATGTATCGTTTTAGACACTCAAACCATTTTGCATTTGCAAAGGATTTTAACCCCGCTAATAGTTTAGTACAAAATCAAGCAATTTTATCAGAAGATTTTGGAATGAATTTATATAGTAAATCATTTAAAAATGGTTTTGTATTTGATTTAAGCAAAGTTAAAGATCCGACTGAAAAGAGATTAAAATTTGATGCTGAGAAGTTACAAGAAATTTTTACTGATTATGTAAAAGAAGAATTTGATGGTGAACCTCAAACTGTGATTAATAAAGTTATAAATACACTAAATACACAAGATTTATATAGATTAACAGGCGGTTTATTATGATTTGATAGCCACGGACAAACTGACAACGGTAACCTTGATATTTTATTTCCTGGATTTAGTGCAGGTGAACCTTCTGATGATGTTTTAAACTATAACTTAACAAGAGTCGAACCATTAATAAGTGATAAATTTACAGACTATATTTATAATATTGCTGAAACATTAACTAGAGATTATGTGCAAACTACATATGTACCTAATTGAAATGATTTTAAAGGATTACCAAGTTTTATTTCTGGTGTCAGTGAATCAAGAACTGGCTTAGACTATATTGTTGATGCAACTAGTTTAGATTTATGAAATGATAGAGTGAATAAACAAGCAGATATTAATTCATCTGTTTATAGTGTAGTTAGAGCTAGAAAATATGATAAATATTTAAGCGAATCAAAAGAAACATTTTTTGAATTTGCTAATAAAAAACATACTTATACAGATAAAATTTATGAATACAGTGACATTGTAAAAAATGGTGAAAAAGTAGAAACTAGTGATGGTAAGTTTATAAGAAAAAAAGTTACAGATAAAACTAAAATTGAAAGATACGAAAATTTAATTAAACGTTTTGAAAAAATCCAAGAAGATGAATTAAATAAAAGAAATGATAAAACCGGAAAAATAAGAGAAAAGGTTTATGGTGAATATAATACTGAAAGCCGAAGAATAATGTCATCTACTGAAACAAGAATATCATCATACTTTGGAAAATTATTGAGCAAAAACAACGGATATTTTAAAGATAGATTCCAAAAAGAAAAGATCGGAATGCAATTATATGATGATAATGCTAACCAAATTATTGATGATTCAATAAGATTAAAAGATTTTAAAGGAAATAAAATAAATTCAAGACCAAAAGCATTCTTTGTTTCGCAATTATTAAACTATGGTGTTGGAACAAGAACTGTTTCAGGAATTTTTAGAAATAAAAACAAAGATGCAGTAGCTTTATATGGTTATATTCCTTTAGAACTTTCTAAGAAAGTTAAGGCAATTAAATTTACTGATTTAGAAACTGGTGAGGCTAAATATTTAGATGTTAATATCGCAAAAACAAATAATGTATTTTATCTAGAAAGACAAGGTGATATTAATACAAAGAAAACTGTGGAAGATTTTGGATTTACTTCGTGAGTTTCTGATTTTGGGATAATGGGTAAATATCGTGATACTTTATTAAAACCAAGACATTCATATACTGTTGAATTTGTCGATGAGAAAAAAATGTATATAGCCGATATAACCTTAGGTAAATTAGAATATCTAACAGAAAATGGTAAAACAAGTTCGCAAGCATCAATCAAATTAACCAAGGGTTTAAAATCAAATGACACTAAAAAAGAGAAAACAATTATATCAGTTGATTATCAATTTAATATATCAGGATAG